In a genomic window of Cyclopterus lumpus isolate fCycLum1 chromosome 13, fCycLum1.pri, whole genome shotgun sequence:
- the kcnj5 gene encoding LOW QUALITY PROTEIN: G protein-activated inward rectifier potassium channel 4 (The sequence of the model RefSeq protein was modified relative to this genomic sequence to represent the inferred CDS: deleted 2 bases in 1 codon) produces MAGDSRILMDHNMEIGVTPAQVKKLPKHLREAQISTERTHLISDPAKKPRQRYVQKDGKCNVHHGNVQETYRYLSDLFTTLVDLRWRLSLFIFTLVYIVNWLFFGFLWWLIALIRGDLVHADEEGWTPCVENLNSFVSAFLFSIETETTIGYGYRVITEKCPEGYHSGFWWQAILGSIVNAMMVGCMFVKISRAKTAPETLMFSQKAVISVRDNKMCLMFRVGDLRNSHIVEASIRAKLIRSQQTKEGEFIPLNQTDINIGFDTGDDRLFLVSPLIISHEINERSPFWEMTLKQMEKEEFEIVVILEGMVEATGMTCQARSSYLDTEVLWGYRFTPVLSLEKGFYEVDYNNFHDIYETNTPTCSAKELAAKLRDGPLLPQLSLLSPDPKTHSTFDALNRLSERDPLSPDEDKEERDSGGDRGETNGSAAALEDPPLADGLPD; encoded by the exons ATGGCAGGAGATTCTCGAATCCTCATGGACCACAACATGGAGATAGGAGTCACACCTGCACAG GTGAAGAAGCTCCCTAAACACTTGCGGGAGGCTCAGATCTCGACTGAGCGAACTCACCTGATTTCTGACCCGGCAAAGAAGCCGCGTCAACGCTACGTTCAGAAGGACGGCAAGTGCAACGTTCACCATGGAAACGTGCAAGAGACCTACCGATACCTCAGTGACTTGTTCACTACGCTGGTGGACCTACGCTGGCGTCTTAGTCTCTTCATTTTCACCTTGGTCTATATAGTCAACTGGCTTTTCTTTGGCTTTCTGTGGTGGCTGATAGCGCTCATCCGTGGGGATCTGGTGCATGCTGATGAGGAGGGCTGGACCCCCTGTGTGGAGAACCTCAACAGTTTTGTCTcggccttcctcttctccattgAAACAGAGACCACCATTGGGTACGGTTATCGTGTGATCACAGAAAAATGCCCCGAGGGGTATCATTCTGGCTTCTGGTGGCAGGCCATCTTGGGTTCCATTGTTAACGCCATGATGGTGGGCTGCATGTTTGTCAAGATCTCACGAGCCAAA ACCGCGCCGGAGACCCTCATGTTCTCGCAGAAGGCTGTCATATCGGTGCGAGAcaacaagatgtgcctgatgtTTCGGGTGGGAGATCTGAGGAACTCTCACATCGTGGAGGCTTCGATCCGAGCGAAGCTGATTCGCTCGCAGCAGACCAAGGAGGGGGAGTTCATCCCGCTCAACCAGACCGACATCAACATCGGCTTCGACACGGGAGACGACCGGCTTTTCCTGGTTTCGCCCCTGATCATCTCGCACGAGATCAACGAGAGGAGCCCATTCTGGGAGATGACACTGAAGcaaatggagaaggaggagttcGAGATTGTCGTTATCCTTGAGGGCATGGTCGAGGCCACAG GGATGACATGTCAGGCACGGAGTTCCTACCTGGACACGGAGGTGCTTTGGGGCTACCGCTTCACACCGGTCCTCTCCCTGGAGAAGGGCTTCTACGAGGTCGACTACAACAACTTCCACGACATCTACGAGACCAACACGCCCACCTGCAGCGCCAAGGAGCTAGCTGCGAAGCTTCGGGACGGGCCGCTATTGCCTCAGCTTTCGCTCCTCAGCCCCGACCCCAAAACGCACAGTACTTTTGACGCCCTGAACCGCCTGTCCGAACGGGACCCACTCAGCCCAGAcgaagacaaggaggagagagattCAGGGGGTGACAGAGGAGAGACCAATGgctcagctgctgctctggAGGATCCGCCCCTTGCTGATGGACTGCCTGACTGA